From Deinococcus sedimenti, one genomic window encodes:
- a CDS encoding PAS domain S-box protein, with product MSADDPPPSEAARLAALTAYQILDTPPDAVYDRIVRLASAVFRTPMGLVCVVDAQRQWFSACHGLDFRERSRALSCFPHALEHAGVLVIPDARLDHRFAHHPLVTGDPHIRFYAGALLITPAGESLGTLCVLDRAPRAPLTPEEYQVLQHLADSVVSELELHRTVTQLAHREAVNAAVLHSSLDAVIVMNEQGRITEWNPAAERLFGYARAEVLGEDLGDHIIPPDLRAAHRRGLAHYLKTGEGPVLGHRIQLMALRRDGQTFPCELAITPLDLPDERLFTAALRDLTEITATQDALEGSHRLLRAVVDTVPETIFVKDQHRRYTMINQAGAAQIGRPIEAILGQTDEDLFAPPVATASRHRDEQVLTGQADTYEVTDQLPIGEERTFWSTKIPVFGSEGVPTGLIGVAIDITDRKMAETTIQLHNVRLQSQIEAAQLEVLERLARAAECRDDDTGEHMARVGTTAARLAAYLGLPDVEVHLIRRAAPLHDVGKIGIPDSILFKPGRLTPEEFGIVMTHCTIGSSIMAGGQSPLVVVAEEIARTHHERWDGGGYPAGLRGEAIPISGRIVAVADVLDALMSERPYKRAWSQAAALAEIQAQAGRHFDPQVVAALTQVLGSSVGLNSGLEVAAPDVGKTVQ from the coding sequence ATGAGTGCCGACGACCCGCCCCCCTCCGAGGCCGCTCGCCTCGCGGCCCTCACGGCCTACCAGATCCTGGACACTCCCCCTGACGCGGTCTACGACCGGATCGTTCGCCTGGCCAGCGCCGTCTTCCGCACCCCCATGGGCCTCGTCTGTGTCGTGGACGCACAGCGGCAATGGTTCTCCGCCTGTCACGGCCTGGATTTCCGCGAGAGGTCGCGGGCTCTCTCCTGCTTTCCGCATGCTCTGGAGCATGCCGGGGTGCTCGTCATTCCAGACGCGCGGCTTGATCACCGGTTCGCGCACCATCCGCTGGTCACGGGTGATCCACACATCCGGTTTTACGCCGGTGCACTCCTGATCACTCCAGCTGGGGAGTCACTGGGCACCCTCTGTGTTCTGGACCGCGCGCCTCGCGCGCCCCTGACCCCAGAGGAGTATCAGGTGCTCCAGCACCTGGCCGACAGTGTGGTGAGCGAGCTGGAACTGCACCGCACTGTGACCCAGCTCGCCCACCGGGAGGCGGTCAATGCCGCGGTCCTCCACTCCTCGTTGGACGCCGTCATCGTGATGAATGAGCAGGGGCGGATCACCGAATGGAATCCGGCCGCCGAGCGGCTGTTCGGGTACGCCCGCGCGGAGGTGCTCGGTGAGGATCTGGGCGACCATATCATCCCACCGGACTTGCGCGCCGCCCACCGCCGGGGGCTCGCGCACTACTTGAAGACGGGCGAAGGGCCCGTCCTGGGACACCGCATTCAGTTGATGGCCCTCCGGCGGGACGGCCAGACTTTTCCGTGTGAACTGGCCATCACGCCACTGGACCTGCCGGATGAACGCCTGTTCACAGCGGCGCTCCGTGACCTCACGGAGATCACGGCCACGCAAGACGCGCTCGAAGGCAGCCACCGCCTCCTCCGGGCGGTCGTGGACACCGTTCCGGAGACGATTTTCGTCAAGGATCAGCACCGCCGGTACACCATGATCAATCAGGCGGGCGCGGCCCAGATTGGTCGTCCCATCGAGGCCATCCTGGGGCAGACGGATGAGGACTTGTTTGCTCCCCCAGTGGCCACGGCCTCACGCCACCGTGACGAGCAGGTCCTGACGGGCCAGGCGGACACTTATGAAGTGACTGATCAGCTTCCGATCGGTGAAGAACGGACGTTCTGGTCAACGAAAATACCCGTGTTTGGGAGTGAGGGCGTCCCCACGGGGCTGATTGGCGTCGCCATCGACATCACGGACCGGAAGATGGCTGAGACGACGATCCAGCTGCATAACGTGCGCCTGCAAAGTCAGATTGAGGCGGCGCAACTGGAGGTGTTGGAGCGCCTGGCGCGGGCCGCGGAGTGCCGGGATGACGATACGGGTGAGCACATGGCCCGGGTGGGGACCACAGCGGCGAGGCTCGCGGCGTATCTCGGACTCCCGGACGTCGAGGTGCACCTGATCCGGCGCGCCGCGCCCCTGCACGATGTCGGCAAGATCGGCATTCCGGACAGCATCTTGTTCAAACCGGGCCGACTCACGCCGGAGGAATTCGGGATTGTGATGACGCACTGCACCATTGGGTCCAGCATTATGGCGGGCGGGCAGAGCCCGTTGGTGGTGGTGGCTGAAGAGATTGCGCGCACGCATCATGAGCGGTGGGATGGGGGCGGGTATCCGGCGGGCCTGCGGGGCGAGGCGATTCCGATCAGTGGCCGTATCGTGGCTGTGGCGGATGTGCTGGACGCTCTGATGAGTGAGCGGCCGTATAAGCGGGCGTGGTCGCAGGCGGCGGCGCTGGCGGAGATTCAGGCGCAGGCCGGGCGGCATTTCGATCCGCAGGTGGTGGCCGCCTTGACGCAGGTGCTCGGTTCGTCCGTGGGTCTGAACTCAGGTCTGGAGGTGGCGGCCCCTGATGTGGGGAAGACGGTGCAGTGA